A genomic segment from Equus przewalskii isolate Varuska chromosome X, EquPr2, whole genome shotgun sequence encodes:
- the PLXNB3 gene encoding plexin-B3 isoform X1 — translation MCLPPCHAAQETPLLLPFVVVVGTGPSSDVAPTDLPSLTSWSMSVYLPMSLGSCTFPFVCGLPTPLLSPSPACLCGLGPPLSCPPLSPSLSLLLSSLCLSVSLLSAFLCFSRDLPFLCLSSRFFSPSGALSPPSLFLFCPARWGGRAPARQASGSLAFPQAPAMAPGPPSGARLLVLLLLLLLCPPHPTQAHRFSAPNTTFNRLALAPGRGTLYVGAVNRLFQLSPVLQLEAVAVTGPVFDSPDCVPFRDPAECPQARLTDNANQLLLVSSRAQELVACGQVRQGVCEKRRLGDVAEVLYQAEDPGDGQFVAANALGVATVGLVVPTPGRDLLLVARGLAGKLSGGVPPLTVRQLAGPQPFSSEGLGRLVVGDFSDYNNSYVGAFADGHSAYFVFRRRGARAQAEYRSYVARVCLGDVNLYSYVEVPLACRGQGLVQAAFLAPGTLLGAFAAGPRGAQAALCAFPLAELDGSMEQARRLCYTAGGRGPSGTEEATVEYGVTSRCVTLPPDSPESYPCGDEHTPSPIAGRQPLEAEPLLQLGQPVSAVTALQADGHTIAFLGDTQGQLHKVFLNGSQGQVYHSQQVGPPGSAISPDLLVDSSGSHLYVLTAQQVDRVSVAACPQFPDCTSCLQARDPLCGWCTLQGRCTRKGQCGRASQPNQWLWSYEEDSHCLHVQSLLPAHHPRQEQGQVTLSVPRLPTLTMDEYFHCAFGDYDSLAHVEGPHVACVTPPQDQLPLNPPGTDHVTLPLALMFEDVAVAVTNFSFYDCSAVQALEVAAPCRACVSSLWRCHWCPQSSRCVHGEHCPEGERTIYSAQEVDVQVRGPGACPWVEGLAGPLLVPVGWESRLALRVWNLQHFRGLPASYHCWLELPGELQRLPASLEEMPGDAGLIYCQAQQFHPSMAQRELPVPIYVTRGEGQRLDNARTLHVTLYDCAVGHPDCSHCQAANGSLGCLWCSHGQPTCRYGPLCPPEAVELLCPTPSIDMIEPLTGPPEGGLALTILGSNLGRDFADVQDAVSVAGRPCSPNPSLYRTSARIVCVTSPAPDGTVGPIQVAIKSRPPGISTQHFTYQDPVLLSLNPQWGPQAGGTQLTIHGQHLQTGGNVSAFVGGQPCPIQEPVCPEAIVCHTAPQASPGEAVVRVVFGHAQRTLLTSPFRYTANPQLLGAEPSVSFRGGGRLIRVRGTGLNVVQQPLLSVWLETVAEVQAAGAQPWDLTPRRSCGASAAAPQACIQLEGGLLQCSTVCSANSSSLLLCWSPAVPDGAHPRRVFFTLDNVHVDFASANGGQDFVYQPNPRLAPLSREGPTRPYRLKPGNVLDVEGEGLNLGISKEEVRVYIGDSECLVKTLTLTHLYCEPPPRAPQPANSSSTLPQFVVQMGNVRLALGPVRYEAEPALSAFPVEAQVGLGVGAAVLTAAVLLLTLMYRHKSKQALRDYQKVLVQLENLEIGVGDQCRKEFTDLMTEMTDLSSDLEASGIPFLDYRTYAERVFFPGHGGCPLQPMLEGPGEESHRAPMRQGLTQLSNLLNSKLFLLTLIHTLEEQPSFSQRDRCHVASLLSLALHSKLEYLTDIMRTLLGDLATHYVHKNPKLMLRRTETMVEKLLTNWLSICLYAFLREVAGEPLYMLLRAIQYQVDKGPVDAVTGKAKRTLNNSRLLREDVEFRPLTLMVLVGPGASGAPGGSTAQRVPARVLDTDTITQVKEKVLDQVYKGTPFSQRPSVHALDLEWRSGLAGHLTLSDEDLTSVTQNHWKRLNTLQHYKVPDGATVGLIPQLHNGGAVSQSLAQSCPSRENIPMAEDGEEGGVRLWHLVKATEEPEGAKVRRGSLRERERERARAKAIPEIYLTRLLSMKGTLQKFVDDTFQAILSVNRPVPIAVKYLFDFLDELAEKHGIEDPETLHIWKTNSLLLRFWVNTLKNPQLIFDVRVSDNVDAILAVIAQTFIDSCTVSEHKVGRDSPVNKLLYAREIPRYKQMVERYYSDIRQSSPASYQEMNSALAELSGNYASAPHCLEALRELYKHIHRYYDQIISALEGDPVGQKTQLACRLQQIAALVENKVTDL, via the exons ATGTGCCTCCCTCCGTGCCACGCCGCCCAGGAGACCCCTCTGCTGCTCCCCTTCGTGGTG GTAGTGGGCACAGGGCCCTCCTCAGACGTGGCTCCCACCGACCTTCCTTCTCTCACATCCTGGTCCATGTCCGTGTACTTACCCATGTCCCTGGGCTCCTGCACCTTCCCCTTCGTCTGTGggctccccacccctctcctctccccatcacCTGCCTGCCTTTGTGGCCTCGGCCCGCCCCTATCCTGCCCTCCTCTCAGTCCCTCTCTGTCTTTGCTTCTCTCCAgcctctgtctttctgtgtccttGCTTTCTGCCTTTCTGTGCTTCTCTAGGGACCTTCCCTTTCTATGTCTGTCTTCTCgattcttctctccctctggcgctctctctccaccctctctGTTCTTGTTCTGCCCGGCGCGGTGGGGTGGCCGTGCTCCTGCCCGCCAGGCCTCCGGCAGCTTGGCTTTCCCCCAGGCCCCCGCCATGGCTCCTGGGCCTCCTTCCGGCGCCCGCCTGCtcgtgctgctgctgctgctgctgctgtgcccACCGCACCCCACTCAGGCCCATCGCTTCTCTGCGCCCAACACCACCTTCAACCGCCTGGCGCTGGCACCGGGCCGCGGCACGCTCTACGTGGGTGCCGTGAACCGCCTCTTCCAGCTCAGCCCCGTGCTGCAGCTCGAGGCAGTGGCTGTCACCGGCCCTGTCTTCGACAGTCCCGACTGCGTGCCTTTCCGTGACCCGGCCGAATGCCCGCAGGCCCGGCTCACGGACAACGCCAACCAGCTGCTGCTGGTGAGCAGCAGGGCGCAGGAACTGGTGGCCTGCGGGCAGGTGCGGCAGGGCGTGTGCGAGAAGCGGCGCCTCGGGGACGTGGCCGAGGTGCTGTACCAGGCCGAGGACCCCGGCGACGGGCAGTTCGTGGCCGCCAATGCCCTGGGGGTGGCCACGGTGGGCCTGGTGGTGCCCACACCAGGCCGGGACCTCCTGCTGGTGGCCAGAGGCCTGGCAGGAAAGCTGTCGGGAGGGGTGCCGCCCCTGACCGTGCGCCAGCTGGCCGGGCCGCAGCCCTTCTCCAGCGAGGGCCTGGGCCGCCTCGTGGTGGGCGACTTCTCTGACTACAACAACAGCTACGTGGGCGCCTTCGCCGATGGCCACTCCGCCTACTTCGTCTTCCGCCGCCGCGGGGCCCGGGCGCAGGCCGAGTACCGCTCCTACGTGGCCCGAGTCTGTCTTGGGGATGTCAACCTTTACTCCTATGTGGAGGTACCCCTCGCCTGCCGGGGCCAGGGCCTCGTCCAGGCTGCCTTCCTTGCCCCGGGCACCTTGCTAGGGGCCTTTGCCGCGGGCCCGAGGGGGGCCCAGGCGGCCCTGTGCGCCTTTCCCCTGGCAGAGCTGGACGGGAGCATGGAGCAGGCCCGGCGCCTCTGCTACACGGCCGGTGGCCGGGGCCCCAGCGGCACGGAGGAAGCCACCGTGGAGTACGGAGTCACATCGCGCTGCGTCACCCTGCCCCCT GACTCCCCCGAGTCGTACCCCTGTGGCGATGAGCACACCCCCAGCCCCATCGCTGGCCGCCAGCCCCTGGAGGCTGAGCCTCTGCTGCAGCTCGGGCAGCCCGTCAGCGCCGTCACAGCCCTCCAGGCGGATGGGCATACGATAGCCTTCCTGGGGGACACCCAAGGCCAGCTGCATAAG GTCTTTCTCAATGGCTCTCAAGGCCAGGTGTACCACTCCCAGCAAGTGGGGCCTCCAGGCTCAGCCATCAGCCCGGACCTGCTGGTGGACAGCAGCGGCAGCCACCTCTATGTCCTCACCGCCCAGCAG GTGGACCGGGTATCAGTGGCAGCCTGCCCCCAGTTCCCTGACTGCACCAGCTGCCTCCAAGCCCGGGACCCGCTGTGCGGCTGGTGCACCCTCCAGGGCAG GTGTACCCGCAAGGGCCAATGCGGGCGGGCATCCCAGCCAAACCAGTGGCTGTGGAGCTATGAGGAGGACAGCCACTGCCTGCACGTCCAGAGCCTGCTGCCGGCCCACCACCCCCGCCAAGAGCAGGGCCAG GTCACCTTGTCTGTCCCCCGGCTGCCCACCCTGACCATGGATGAATACTTCCATTGTGCCTTTGGGGACTATGATAGCTTGGCTCATGTGGAAGGGCCCCACGTGGCCTGTGTCACCCCTCCCCAAGACCAGCTGCCGCTTAACCCTCCAGGCACAG ACCATGTCACCTTGCCCCTGGCCCTGATGTTTGAGGATGTGGCCGTAGCTGTCACCAACTTCTCCTTCTACGACTGCAGTGCCGTGCAGGCCTTGGAGGTGGCTGCCCC GTGTCGTGCTTGTGTGAGCAGCCTCTGGCGGTGCCACTGGTGCCCCCAGAGCAGCCGCTGTGTGCACGGGGAGCACTGCCCGGAGGGTGAGAGGACCATCTACAGTGCCCAGGAG GTGGACGTCCAGGTGCGTGGCCCAGGGGCTTGTCCCTGGGTCGAAGGCCTAGCAGGTCCCCTCCTGGTGCCTGTGGGTTGGGAGAGCCGTTTGGCCCTGCGTGTGTGGAACCTTCAACACTTCCGA GGCCTGCCTGCCTCCTACCACTGCTGGCTGGAACTACCAGGAGAACTGCAGAGGCTGCCAGCCTCCCTGGAAGAGATGCCTGGAGATGCGGGCCTCATCTACTGCCAGGCCCAGCAG TTTCACCCCTCCATGGCCCAGCGGGAGCTCCCGGTGCCCATCTATGTCACCCGGGGTGAAGGCCAGCGGCTGGACAATGCCCGCACTCTTCATG TGACCCTGTATGACTGCGCTGTGGGCCACCCCGACTGTAGCCACTGCCAGGCAGCCAACGGAAGCCTGGGCTGCTTATGGTGCAGCCATGGCCAGCCCACCTGTCGCTACGGGCCACTGTGCCCACCTGAGGCTGTGGAGCTGCTGTGTCCCACGCCCAGCATTGACATG ATTGAGCCCCTGACTGGCCCCCCTGAGGGTGGCTTGGCCCTCACCATCCTGGGCTCCAACCTGGGccgggactttgcagatgtacaGGATGCCGTGAGCGTGGCTGGCCGGCCCTGCAGCCCCAACCCCTCTCTCTACCGCACCTCTGCCCG GATTGTGTGTGTGACATCTCCCGCCCCCGACGGCACTGTGGGGCCAATCCAAGTGGCCATTAAGAGTCGGCCACCAGGCATCTCAACCCAGCACTTCACCTACCAG GACCCTGTCCTGCTGAGCCTGAATCCCCAGTGGGGCCCCCAGGCTGGGGGCACCCAGCTCACCATCCACGGACAGCACCTCCAGACAGGAGGCAATGTCAGCGCCTTTGTGGGAGGCCAGCCCTGTCCTAT CCAGGAGCCAGTTTGTCCTGAGGCCATTGTGTGCCACACTGcgccccaggccagcccaggagaAGCTGTGGTACGCGTGGTCTTCGGCCATGCCCAGCGCACGCTGCTCACCAGCCCCTTCCGCTACACTGCCAACCCCCAGCTCTTGGGGGCAGAGCCCAGCGTCAGCTTCCGGGG GGGCGGGCGGCTCATCCGAGTAAGGGGCACAGGCCTGAACGTGGTGCAGCAGCCCCTGCTGTCCGTGTGGCTGGAGACCGTGGCGGAGGTGCAGGCTGCAGGGGCCCAGCCCTGGGACCTGACACCAAGGAGGAGCTGCGGGGCCTCTGCTGCAGCCCCCCAGGCTTGTATCCAGCTCGAGGGGGGCTTGCTGCAG TGCTCCACCGTCTGCTCCGCCAACTCGTCCAGTCTCCTTCTGTGCTGGAGCCCCGCCGTGCCGGATGGGGCACACCCCCGGCGGGTCTTCTTCACCCTAGACAATGTGCATGTGGACTTCGCCAGCGCCAACGGGGGCCAGGACTTTGTGTACCAGCCCAACCCCCGCCTGGCCCCCCTCAGTCGCGAGGGGCCCACCCGCCCCTACCGCCTCAAGCCGGGCAATGTCCTGGACGTGGAG GGTGAGGGCCTCAACCTGGGGATCAGCAAGGAAGAGGTGCGCGTGTACATCGGCGACAGCGAGTGCCTGGTGAAGACGCTCACACTCACCCACCTGTACTGCGAGCCACCACCGCGGGCCCCACAGCCTGCCAACAGCTCCAGCACCCTGCCACAGTTCGTG GTGCAGATGGGCAACGTGCGGCTGGCCCTGGGCCCTGTCCGGTACGAGGCCGAGCCTGCACTGTCTGCCTTCCCCGTGGAGGCTCAGGTGGGCCTTGGCGTGGGCGCTGCCGTGCTGACCGCCGCTGTGCTCCTCCTCACCCTCATGTACAG GCACAAGAGCAAGCAGGCTCTGCGGGACTACCAGAAGGTTCTGGTGCAGCTGGAGAACCTGGAGATTGGCGTGGGTGACCAGTGCCGCAAGGAGTTCacag ACCTGATGACCGAGATGACCGACCTCAGCAGCGACCTGGAGGCCAGCGGGATCCCCTTCCTGGACTACCGCACATATGCCGAGCGTGTCTTCTTTCCTGGGCATGGCGGCTGCCCACTGCAGCCCATGCTTGAGGGGCCCGGGGAAGAGAGCCACCGTGCCCCCATGCGCCAGGGCCTCACACAGCTCTCCAACCTGCTCAACAGCAAGCTCTTCCTCCTCACA CTCATCCACACCCTGGAGGAGCAGCCCAGCTTCTCTCAGCGGGACCGCTGCCACGTGGCTTCACTGCTGTCCCTGGCGCTGCACAGTAAGCTTGAGTACCTGACCGACATCATGAGGACGCTGCTCGGCGACCTGGCCACCCATTACGTGCACAAGAACCCAAAGCTCATGCTGCGCAG GACGGAGACCATGGTGGAGAAGCTGCTCACCAACTGGCTGTCCATCTGTCTCTACGCCTTCCTGAGG GAGGTGGCTGGTGAGCCGCTGTACATGCTCCTCCGGGCTATTCAGTACCAGGTGGACAAGGGGCCTGTGGATGCCGTGACAGGCAAAGCGAAACGGACCCTGAACAACAGCCGCCTGCTGCGGGAGGACGTGGAGTTCCGGCCCCTGACGCTGATGGTGCTGGTGGGCCCCGGGGCCAGTGGGGCCCCAGGGGGCAGCACGGCACAGCGCGTGCCAGCCCGAGTCCTCGACACAGACACCATCACCCAGGTCAAGGAGAAGGTGTTGGACCAAGTCTACAAAGGCACCCCGTTCTCCCAGAGGCCCTCAGTGCATGCCCTAGATCTTG AGTGGCGGTCAGGCCTGGCTGGTCACCTAACCCTGTCAGACGAGGACCTGACCTCGGTGACCCAGAACCACTGGAAGAGACTCAACACCTTGCAGCACTACAAG GTCCCAGACGGAGCCACAGTGGGGCTCATCCCCCAGTTGCACAATGGAGGCGCCGTCTCCCAGAGCTTGGCCCAGAGCTGCCCCTCGCGGGAGA ACATCCCAATGGCAGAGGACGGTGAGGAGGGTGGGGTCCGCCTCTGGCACCTGGTGAAAGCCACCGAGGAGCCAGAAGGGGCCAAGGTGCGGCGCGGCAGCCTGCGGGAGCGGGAACGGGAGCGGGCGCGGGCCAAGGCCATTCCAGAAATCTACCTCACCCGCCTGCTCTCCATGAAG GGCACACTACAGAAGTTTGTGGATGACACCTTCCAGGCCATCCTCAGCGTGAACCGGCCCGTGCCCATCGCTGTCAAGTACCTGTTTGACTTCCTGGATGAGCTGGCAGAGAAGCACGGCATCGAGGACCCGGAGACCTTGCACATCTGGAAGACTAACAG CCTGCTGTTGCGGTTCTGGGTGAATACCCTGAAGAACCCACAGCTCATATTTGACGTGCGGGTGTCGGACAACGTGGATGCCATCCTCGCCGTCATCGCCCAGACCTTCATTGACTCTTGCACTGTCTCAGAGCATAAAGTGGGCCGG GATTCCCCGGTGAACAAACTGCTCTACGCCCGGGAGATCCCCCGCTACAAGCAGATGGTGGAGAG aTACTACTCCGACATTCGCCAGAGCTCTCCGGCAAGCTACCAGGAGATGAACTCAGCTCTGGCTGAGCTCTCTGGG AACTACGCCTCTGCTCCGCACTGCCTGGAAGCTCTGAGAGAGCTCTACAAACACATCCACAGGTATTACGACCAG ATCATCAGCGCCCTGGAGGGAGACCCTGTAGGCCAGAAGACGCAGCTGGCCTGCCGCCTGCAGCAGATCGCCGCCCTGGTGGAGAACAAGGTGACCGACCTGTGA